The following are from one region of the Bactrocera oleae isolate idBacOlea1 chromosome 6, idBacOlea1, whole genome shotgun sequence genome:
- the RpL23A gene encoding large ribosomal subunit protein uL23, with product MAPKKPTEKSAKPGDKKPEKKASATSAASGDSAKPAAAKKAAPAKKPATAAGGVKKPVAKKPAAAKKVATKTKPKAKDAKKAAAGKKPQSLLAKLSAKARAAAKGKKVALKPGAKLQKGTAKAKAVALLKAKKVQTKIVKGAFGTRTRKVRTSVHFRRPKTLVLPRRPKYPRKSVPTRNRMDAYNIIKYPLTTEAAMKKIEDNNTLVFLTHLRANKNHVRAAVRKLYDIKVAKVNILVRPDGQKKAYVRLARDYDALDIANKIGII from the exons ATGGCACCCAAAAAGCCTACCGAGAAATCCG CTAAACCAGGTGATAAGAAGCCTGAGAAGAAGGCTTCGGCCACTTCAGCCGCTTCTGGAGACAGCGCTAAACCTGCTGCAGCTAAGAAGGCCGCCCCCGCCAAGAAACCCGCTACTGCAGCTGGTGGTGTAAAGAAGCCAGTTGCTAAAAAGCCTGCCGCTGCCAAAAAGGTTGCCACCAAGACTAAACCAAAGGCTAAGGATGCTAAGAAGGCTGCCGCTGGCAAGAAGCCACAATCTTTGTTGGCTAAATTATCCGCAAAGGCCCGTGCCGCCGCTAAAGGCAAAAAAGTTGCTCTTAAACCAGGCGCAAAATTGCAAAAGGGTACCGCTAAGGCTAAGGCTGTTGCTTTGTtgaaagctaagaaagtgcaaactAAG atTGTCAAGGGTGCCTTTGGTACACGCACACGCAAGGTACGCACCAGTGTACACTTCCGTCGTCCAAAGACTTTGGTGTTGCCCCGCCGTCCTAAATACCCAAGGAAGTCGGTGCCAACCAGAAATcg CATGGATGCTTACAATATCATTAAATACCCATTGACCACTGAAGCCGCCATGAAGAAAATTGAAGACAACAACACACTGGTGTTCTTGACTCACTTGCGTGCGAATAAGAATCACGTACGTGCCGCTGTACGTAAATTGTATGACATTAAGGTAGCCAAGGTCAACATCCTGGTAAGACCAGATGGTCAGAAGAAGGCGTACGTGCGATTGGCTCGTGATTATGATGCGCTAGATATTGCCAACAAGATCGGCATCATATAA
- the RabX5 gene encoding ras-related protein Rab-34 produces MTQTHFVLPLLMPERQLVRTFPAPYNEAVSPFAEVKDFSKAVRFESQWQPKLKLRPRKVILIGDVAVGKTTLVNRFCFDKFAEKYKATIGVDFEIENFNILGQGLTLEMWDTAGQERFKCIAQAYYRNANVIIVVFDMSKPETLNSATKWLKSALAVNTIQMPLTFLVGTKSDKLNREEFVRVERLAAEIADGIKAEYWSVSARTGYKVVDFFQRVAALSYETACKEAIIERHFMEKSVAVRLQRKSKPCDFRNNQAGSRGTKAKERSLCFCS; encoded by the exons atgacACAAACGCATTTCGTATTGCCGCTTTTGATGCCCGAAAGGCAGTTGGTGCGCACATTTCCAGCGCCCTACAACGAGGCCGTTTCGCCCTTTGCCGAGGTGAAGGATTTTTCCAAAGCCGTGCGCTTCGAGTCGCAATGGCAGCCGAAATTGAAGTTGCGACCACGCAAAGTCATACTCATCGGCGATGTGGCAGTGGGCAAGACGACATTGGTGAACAG ATTTTGCTTCGATAAATTTGCGGAGAAATACAAGGCGACTATTGGCGTGGAtttcgaaattgaaaatttcaatattttgggACAGGGTCTTACGCTCGAAAT GTGGGACACTGCCGGCCAAGAGCGCTTTAAATGCATAGCACAAGCTTATTATCGAAATGCAAAtg TTATTATTGTCGTTTTTGATATGTCCAAACCGGAAACGCTGAATTCAGCAACCAAATGGCTCAAAAGCGCTCTAGCAGTTAATACAATACAAATGCCGCTGACATTTTTGGTTGGCACCAAGTCGGATAAGTTG AACAGAGAAGAATTCGTGCGCGTGGAGCGTTTGGCAGCAGAAATCGCTGACGGCATCAAGGCGGAATATTGGTCAGTTTCTGCGCGAACCGGCTATAAAGTAGTCGACTTTTTTCAACGTGTGGCAGCGCTATCCTATGAGACCGCATGCAAAGAAGCGATAATTGAGCGTCATTTTATGGAAAAATCCGTTGCGGTGCGATTACAGCGGAAGTCAAAACCATGCG ATTTTCGTAACAATCAAGCAGGCAGCAGAGGAACGAAGGCTAAGGAAAGGAGTTTATGCTTTTGTTCATAA